Proteins encoded by one window of Ulvibacter sp. MAR_2010_11:
- a CDS encoding pyruvate carboxylase, producing MKIQKVLVANRGEIAIRVLRACTEINLKTVAIYTYEDRYSQHRYKADESYQIGENNQPLKPYLDSDGIITLAKLKGVDAIHPGYGFLSENSEFARKCAASGIIFIGPDPKVMDALGDKITAKKIAVKCNVPIIESNTKKLTSLKVAQSEAAAIGYPLMLKAASGGGGRGMRIIRNPEHLELYFDSARNEALNAFGDNTMFLEKYVEDPKHLEVQIVADNHGNIRHLFERDCSVQRRHQKVVEVAPSFNVSEKVKQSLYKYALAIAEEVQYNNVGTVEFLVDAKENVYFIEVNPRIQVEHTVTEMVTGIDLIKTQIFVAGGYKLNDKQIKIYDQDSLATYGFALQCRLTTEDPENDFTPDYGTITTYRSASGMGIRLDAGSIYQSYSVSPFFDSMLVKVSAHGRTLDGAVRKMTRALKEFRIRGVKTNIHFLQNVIQHETFKEGKASVNFIQNTPALFNIKLSQDRTSKITQYLGEVIVNGNPDVKFIDTNKVFRSPKIPKYNPLEAYPKGTKDLLTKLGPEKFCSWLKAEKKIHYTDTTIRDAHQSLLATRMRTKDMLLVAESFAKNHPNTFSIEMWGGATFDVCYRFLYESPWTRLRELRAKIPNILFQMLLRGSNGVGYKAYPDNLIEKFVEKSWENGVDIFRIFDSLNWVRAMEPSINYVRNKTGGIAEAAISYTGDILDPKETKYNLKYYTQLAKDLENAGAHMIAIKDMAGLLKPYAATELVGALKDTVKIPLHLHTHDTSSIQSATYLKAIEAGVDVVDVALGGLSGLTSQPNFNSVVEMMKQQERAHEFDINTLNQFSNYWEDVREMYYPFESGLKAGTAEVYQHEIPGGQYSNLRPQAEALGLGDRFDEVKKMYARVNAMFGNLVKVTPSSKVVGDMAIFMVTNDLFPEDVMQRGHEISFPESVINFFKGDLGQPLGGFPKELQKIILKNNEAYTDRPNAHLTPIDFDTEFKAFQKKFQKGFTRPIEFEDFLSYSLYPRVFEQAHEKYKLYGNVAILPTPNFFYGMKVGEETLIELEPGKTIIVKLLSMGNANEDGIRIVFFKVNGENRFVEVKDTSLNIKKEEHAKADTTDANQIGAPLQGSLYKVLVKKGQEVKENDHLFIIEAMKMETTVTATKAGKVKSVTLKPGTMVFKDDLIVTLE from the coding sequence ATGAAAATACAAAAAGTACTGGTGGCAAATAGAGGTGAAATTGCCATCAGAGTACTTCGCGCCTGTACCGAAATCAATCTGAAAACTGTAGCCATTTATACCTACGAAGACCGCTATTCGCAACATCGCTACAAAGCAGACGAATCGTATCAGATCGGGGAAAACAATCAGCCGCTCAAACCGTATTTGGACAGTGATGGAATCATCACATTGGCAAAACTGAAAGGAGTGGACGCCATTCACCCCGGCTACGGATTTCTCTCTGAAAACTCCGAATTTGCCAGAAAGTGTGCCGCCAGCGGTATTATTTTTATCGGTCCGGACCCCAAAGTTATGGATGCTCTAGGAGATAAGATCACCGCCAAGAAAATTGCCGTAAAATGCAATGTCCCCATAATTGAAAGCAATACTAAAAAACTAACATCTTTAAAAGTTGCCCAGTCTGAAGCGGCCGCAATAGGATATCCGTTGATGCTCAAGGCCGCTTCGGGAGGAGGCGGTAGAGGCATGCGAATTATAAGAAACCCAGAACATCTGGAACTTTATTTCGATTCGGCTCGTAACGAAGCCTTGAATGCCTTTGGTGATAACACCATGTTTTTGGAAAAATATGTGGAAGACCCGAAACATCTCGAGGTTCAAATTGTAGCCGACAATCATGGAAACATCAGACATCTGTTCGAACGCGACTGTTCGGTGCAACGTCGGCATCAAAAGGTTGTGGAAGTTGCGCCCTCTTTTAATGTTTCAGAAAAAGTGAAGCAATCTCTTTATAAATATGCGCTTGCCATTGCCGAAGAAGTACAATACAACAATGTGGGGACGGTCGAATTTTTAGTCGACGCCAAAGAAAATGTCTATTTTATTGAAGTAAATCCGCGTATTCAGGTAGAGCATACGGTGACCGAAATGGTGACGGGGATCGATCTCATTAAAACCCAGATTTTTGTTGCGGGTGGCTATAAATTGAACGACAAACAGATAAAAATTTACGATCAGGATTCGTTGGCGACCTATGGTTTTGCGTTACAATGCCGACTCACCACCGAAGATCCCGAAAACGATTTTACACCGGATTACGGGACCATTACAACCTACCGAAGTGCTTCGGGGATGGGAATACGTCTGGATGCCGGAAGTATTTATCAATCGTATAGTGTGAGTCCGTTTTTCGATTCGATGTTGGTAAAAGTTTCGGCCCACGGAAGAACTCTGGACGGAGCCGTTCGGAAAATGACACGCGCTTTAAAGGAATTCCGCATTAGAGGCGTGAAAACAAATATTCACTTTCTTCAGAATGTAATTCAACATGAAACTTTTAAAGAAGGTAAAGCTTCGGTAAATTTTATTCAGAATACTCCCGCTCTATTTAATATAAAACTTTCACAAGATCGTACTTCAAAAATTACACAGTACTTGGGCGAAGTGATTGTAAACGGAAACCCTGATGTGAAATTTATCGACACTAACAAGGTTTTCAGAAGCCCAAAAATTCCGAAGTACAATCCGTTGGAGGCCTACCCAAAAGGAACAAAAGATTTACTTACCAAATTGGGTCCCGAAAAATTCTGCTCCTGGCTTAAAGCCGAAAAAAAGATTCATTATACCGATACAACTATTCGTGATGCACATCAGTCATTGCTGGCTACGCGAATGCGCACCAAAGATATGTTGCTGGTTGCCGAGAGTTTTGCAAAAAATCATCCCAACACTTTTAGTATCGAGATGTGGGGTGGTGCCACCTTCGATGTATGTTATCGTTTCTTATACGAGAGTCCGTGGACGCGCCTACGCGAGCTGCGTGCTAAAATTCCCAATATCTTGTTTCAAATGTTGCTGCGAGGCTCGAACGGAGTGGGATACAAAGCCTATCCCGACAATTTAATTGAAAAATTTGTGGAGAAATCCTGGGAAAACGGAGTAGATATTTTCAGAATTTTCGATTCATTGAATTGGGTACGAGCCATGGAACCCAGTATCAATTATGTACGCAATAAAACCGGAGGTATTGCCGAAGCTGCCATTAGCTATACCGGTGACATTTTAGATCCGAAGGAGACAAAATACAACCTAAAATATTATACCCAACTTGCCAAAGATTTAGAAAATGCGGGAGCACACATGATAGCTATTAAGGATATGGCCGGCTTGCTAAAACCCTATGCCGCCACCGAATTGGTGGGAGCTTTAAAAGATACCGTGAAAATTCCCTTGCATTTACATACCCATGATACGTCTTCCATACAATCTGCTACCTATTTAAAAGCCATCGAGGCAGGTGTGGATGTGGTAGATGTTGCTTTGGGTGGACTTTCGGGACTTACATCCCAACCCAATTTCAATTCGGTTGTGGAAATGATGAAACAACAGGAACGTGCGCACGAATTTGACATCAATACGCTAAATCAGTTTTCTAATTACTGGGAAGATGTTCGTGAAATGTACTATCCGTTCGAATCGGGTTTAAAGGCTGGTACCGCAGAGGTTTATCAGCATGAGATTCCCGGAGGGCAGTATTCCAACTTACGCCCGCAGGCCGAAGCACTGGGATTGGGAGATCGTTTTGACGAAGTAAAGAAAATGTACGCCCGTGTGAATGCAATGTTCGGAAATCTGGTGAAAGTAACTCCGAGTTCGAAAGTGGTGGGCGATATGGCGATTTTTATGGTGACTAACGATTTGTTCCCCGAAGACGTTATGCAGCGAGGCCATGAAATTTCCTTTCCCGAATCGGTTATCAATTTCTTTAAAGGAGATTTGGGTCAGCCGTTGGGAGGTTTTCCGAAGGAGCTTCAGAAAATAATTCTGAAAAACAACGAAGCCTATACCGACAGGCCCAATGCACACCTTACGCCAATAGATTTTGATACGGAATTTAAGGCATTCCAGAAAAAATTTCAGAAAGGCTTTACCCGACCCATCGAATTTGAAGATTTTCTCTCCTATAGTTTGTATCCAAGGGTCTTTGAACAGGCACATGAAAAGTATAAACTCTACGGGAACGTTGCCATCCTGCCAACTCCCAACTTTTTCTACGGCATGAAGGTAGGCGAAGAAACACTTATTGAACTGGAGCCCGGGAAAACCATTATCGTGAAGTTGCTTTCGATGGGAAATGCCAACGAAGACGGAATTCGCATAGTGTTTTTCAAGGTAAACGGAGAAAACCGGTTTGTAGAGGTTAAAGACACTTCTTTAAACATTAAAAAAGAAGAACATGCCAAGGCCGATACGACAGATGCCAACCAAATAGGTGCTCCCTTACAAGGGTCTTTGTACAAGGTACTTGTGAAGAAAGGGCAGGAAGTTAAGGAAAACGATCACCTGTTTATTATAGAAGCCATGAAGATGGAAACTACGGTTACGGCAACCAAGGCCGGAAAGGTGAAATCGGTGACGCTAAAACCAGGAACTATGGTTTTTAAAGATGATTTGATAGTGACGTTGGAATAG
- a CDS encoding DUF5916 domain-containing protein: MRHRLSLLLLVFCGITFSSFSQTEENTSGNQAKPDKKSYTTKSIGQTTAPKIDGILDDASWEIVDWTGDYVENQPDNGTAPTEQTRFKIVYDEHNLYIAVRCFDAEPDKIVRRLSRRDGFEGDWVEFNIDSYNDDRTGFSFTITAAGVKGDEFISNNGNNWDPSWNPIWYVKTQVDAEGWTAEMRIPLSQLRFGNEEEQIWGLQSTRRYFRNEERSLWQPVLPNSPGWVSEFGELRGLIGLKPQKQLEIQPYMLTKLDTYPEENGNPFRDGSDGTITGGVDAKIGITNDLTLDLTINPDFGQVDADPGAISLDGFEIFFQERRPFFVENKNIFDYPFAGDQDNLFFSRRIGRSPQGWVSDPNVVFVDQPINSTILGAAKFSGKTKNGWSLGVLESVTAKEFAKTIDSNNEKDKTLVEPLTNYFVGRAQKDFNERNSWIGGIFTATHRNMDPNVSFLHSHAYSGGFDFKHHWKERKYYIEGDMVLSTVRGSAEAIEGTQKSLTHLFQRVDADHVDVDPTKTSLTGTGGQFEIGKGGGGDWRYNIGGTWRSPELELNDIGFLRQADLIRQYSNIRRLFNKPTSWYRQANIGLNQYSTYDFEGNYNRIQYELNGYINYKNNWWSDFGAAHKPRIYSNTVLRGGPRWKWNDENYWFLFSGTDQRKKLSMTAGTVQSRASQNNFSLDRYEISFRYQPINAMSISLYTNYEENPNKTQYVTQASYNGMPRYITGEIDNDSWSATLRVNYTINPNLTIQYYGQPFIFRANYSNFNYVNDPIADDLNDRVTWYDNDQISLSEGVYSVDEDRDGAVDYSFGKPDFAFVQFRSNLVVRWEYIPGSEIFFVWSQGVTGLGNPEDKFSALADKQIFGQQPQNTFLIKATYRFVL, translated from the coding sequence ATGCGCCATCGACTTTCCTTACTTCTCTTGGTGTTTTGCGGCATTACTTTCTCTTCTTTTTCTCAAACTGAAGAAAACACATCCGGCAATCAAGCTAAGCCCGATAAAAAAAGCTATACGACAAAATCTATTGGGCAGACAACGGCTCCAAAAATAGACGGGATCTTGGATGATGCCTCATGGGAAATTGTCGATTGGACCGGAGATTATGTTGAAAATCAGCCTGATAATGGAACGGCACCTACCGAACAGACCAGGTTTAAGATTGTCTATGATGAACATAATTTATATATCGCCGTGCGTTGTTTCGATGCCGAACCCGACAAGATCGTAAGACGTCTGTCCAGACGCGATGGCTTTGAAGGAGACTGGGTAGAATTTAATATTGATAGTTATAATGACGATCGAACAGGGTTTTCATTTACTATAACTGCAGCCGGGGTAAAAGGAGATGAATTTATTTCGAACAACGGTAATAATTGGGACCCGAGCTGGAACCCAATATGGTATGTAAAAACACAGGTTGATGCTGAAGGCTGGACTGCCGAAATGCGCATACCTTTAAGTCAGTTACGCTTTGGAAACGAAGAAGAACAAATTTGGGGATTACAATCAACACGACGTTATTTTAGAAATGAAGAACGCTCATTGTGGCAACCTGTGCTTCCCAATTCGCCGGGATGGGTAAGTGAATTTGGTGAATTAAGAGGATTGATAGGCTTAAAACCTCAGAAACAGCTGGAAATTCAGCCGTATATGCTTACTAAACTAGATACCTACCCCGAAGAAAATGGTAATCCTTTTAGAGATGGAAGCGATGGAACAATAACCGGTGGTGTTGATGCCAAGATTGGGATCACAAACGACCTTACTTTGGACCTTACAATTAATCCGGATTTTGGACAGGTGGATGCAGATCCCGGAGCTATTTCATTGGATGGGTTTGAAATTTTCTTTCAGGAAAGAAGACCTTTCTTTGTTGAAAACAAGAACATATTCGATTATCCTTTCGCCGGGGATCAGGATAATCTATTTTTCTCGAGACGTATAGGTAGAAGCCCACAAGGCTGGGTGAGTGATCCCAACGTCGTCTTTGTTGATCAGCCTATAAACTCAACAATTTTAGGAGCGGCCAAATTTAGTGGAAAGACAAAAAACGGTTGGTCCTTAGGAGTGTTGGAGAGCGTTACCGCCAAAGAATTTGCGAAGACCATCGACTCCAACAATGAAAAAGATAAAACGCTTGTAGAGCCCCTTACCAACTATTTTGTGGGTAGGGCGCAAAAGGATTTTAACGAACGTAATTCATGGATTGGCGGTATTTTTACTGCCACGCACCGAAATATGGACCCCAATGTTTCTTTTCTTCACAGCCATGCCTATTCGGGGGGATTTGATTTTAAGCATCATTGGAAAGAACGGAAATACTATATAGAAGGAGATATGGTTTTAAGTACCGTCCGTGGGAGTGCTGAAGCCATTGAAGGAACACAAAAATCGCTTACGCATCTATTTCAGAGGGTGGATGCTGATCATGTTGATGTAGACCCTACCAAAACCTCATTAACAGGAACCGGCGGACAATTTGAAATTGGAAAAGGCGGAGGAGGAGATTGGAGATATAACATTGGAGGAACTTGGAGGTCACCGGAATTGGAACTGAATGATATCGGATTTTTGAGACAGGCAGATTTAATTCGACAATACTCCAATATTAGACGGCTTTTCAACAAACCCACATCCTGGTACCGACAAGCAAATATTGGATTAAATCAATATTCTACTTATGATTTTGAAGGAAACTACAACCGTATACAGTACGAATTGAATGGATATATAAACTACAAAAACAATTGGTGGTCCGATTTCGGGGCAGCACACAAACCCAGAATCTACAGTAATACTGTTCTTAGAGGAGGCCCAAGATGGAAATGGAACGACGAAAACTATTGGTTTTTGTTTTCAGGAACCGATCAACGTAAAAAGTTGAGTATGACTGCAGGTACGGTTCAATCCAGAGCATCGCAAAACAATTTTTCATTGGATCGTTATGAAATTAGTTTCCGTTACCAACCTATTAACGCAATGAGTATTTCACTGTATACCAATTATGAAGAAAATCCTAACAAAACGCAGTATGTCACCCAAGCCTCATATAACGGAATGCCCAGATATATCACCGGAGAAATAGACAACGACTCGTGGAGTGCCACCCTAAGAGTCAACTATACCATAAATCCGAATTTAACAATTCAATATTACGGGCAACCCTTTATTTTCCGAGCTAATTATTCGAACTTTAACTATGTAAACGACCCTATTGCAGATGACCTGAATGATCGTGTTACCTGGTATGACAACGATCAAATTTCGTTGTCGGAAGGTGTGTATTCTGTAGATGAAGACAGAGATGGTGCCGTAGATTACAGTTTCGGGAAACCCGATTTTGCCTTTGTGCAGTTTAGATCAAATTTGGTGGTGCGATGGGAGTATATTCCCGGTTCCGAGATCTTTTTTGTGTGGTCTCAAGGGGTTACCGGTTTAGGAAATCCGGAAGATAAGTTCAGTGCTTTGGCAGATAAGCAAATTTTCGGGCAACAGCCCCAAAACACCTTTTTGATTAAGGCTACGTATCGGTTTGTATTGTAA
- the polA gene encoding DNA polymerase I gives MSNQKRLFLVDAYALIFRGYYAFIKNPRINSKGMDTSAILGFTNSLIDVIKRERPDHLAVCFDKGGSDVRNEMYAEYKANRDETPEAIKIAVPYICKILEAMHIPIMVKEGFEADDVIGTLAKKAEKVGYQTFMVTPDKDFAQLVSENIFMYRPVFGGGYETWGIPEVKAKFEVEDPLQVIDLLGMMGDSADNIPGLPGVGEKTAKKFIKEYGSMENLLANTHELKGKMKEKVEASKELGMLSKELAKILLDVPVEFHEENFEMSHPDIEEVTKIFEELEFRRLTDNFLKAFSLEAPSEGTQTAGPTTSENKTSPATISKSSKSAGAGQFSLFDGDGEASEAPKAYSSRKTINDTEHFYQTVQAGMGTKLFIQNLMKQTNVCFDTETTGLNPLTAELVGIAFSWEAGKGFYVPMPEERAAAQEIVEQLRPFFEAEHIEKIGQNLKYDIKVLAKYNITVKGKLFDTMLAHYLINPDMRHNMNVLAETYLNYTPVSIEELIGKKGKNQLSMRDVPLEKQTEYAVEDADVTLQLKEHFQNELGEANTQQLFDEIEVPLLRVLADMELEGINLDEDFLKGLSVQLEKDITTLEASIYESAGEEFNIASPKQLGEILFDKLKLIDKPKKTKTGQYSTSEDILSYLAKDHKIIRNVLEYRGLAKLKSTYVDALPEQVEPSTNRVHTDYMQTVAATGRLASNNPNLQNIPIRTERGREVRKAFIPRDSDHVLLSADYSQIELRIIAALSKEETMIQAFKNGEDIHASTAAKVFNIPLNEVTREQRGNAKTVNFGIIYGVSAFGLSNQTDLSRSEAKELIDTYYKTYPKLRKYMSELVDFARDNGYVQTISGRRRYLKDINSRNAVVRGAAERNAVNAPIQGSAADIIKIAMIQIHKKMNKANYKSRMLLQVHDELVFDIYKPELDEMKALIKTEMENAYILAVPLDVDMGTGENWLEAH, from the coding sequence ATGTCCAATCAAAAAAGACTCTTTCTAGTAGATGCCTACGCTCTTATTTTCCGTGGGTATTACGCTTTTATAAAAAACCCTCGAATTAACTCTAAAGGAATGGATACCTCTGCTATTTTGGGGTTTACCAATTCTCTAATCGATGTAATCAAACGTGAACGCCCCGATCATTTGGCAGTTTGTTTCGACAAAGGAGGAAGTGATGTGAGAAACGAAATGTACGCCGAATACAAAGCCAACCGCGATGAAACGCCCGAAGCCATAAAAATCGCTGTTCCTTATATCTGTAAAATTCTGGAGGCCATGCATATTCCCATCATGGTAAAAGAAGGGTTTGAAGCCGATGATGTAATTGGAACCTTGGCTAAAAAAGCTGAAAAAGTAGGCTATCAAACCTTTATGGTGACGCCCGATAAAGATTTTGCACAGCTGGTTTCTGAAAATATTTTTATGTACCGCCCGGTTTTTGGAGGCGGTTATGAAACCTGGGGTATTCCTGAAGTTAAAGCAAAATTCGAAGTGGAAGATCCACTACAAGTAATAGACTTGCTGGGTATGATGGGCGATAGCGCAGATAACATCCCCGGACTTCCGGGTGTGGGTGAAAAAACCGCCAAAAAATTTATCAAGGAATACGGAAGCATGGAAAATCTTTTGGCAAATACACACGAGCTAAAAGGAAAAATGAAGGAAAAGGTGGAAGCCTCTAAAGAACTAGGAATGCTCTCCAAGGAACTCGCTAAAATATTATTGGACGTTCCGGTCGAATTTCACGAGGAAAACTTCGAAATGTCCCATCCGGATATTGAAGAGGTAACCAAAATTTTTGAAGAATTGGAATTTAGACGGCTTACCGATAATTTTCTAAAAGCCTTTTCTTTAGAAGCTCCTTCGGAAGGAACCCAAACAGCGGGGCCTACAACTTCAGAAAATAAAACAAGCCCGGCAACTATATCAAAAAGTTCTAAATCGGCAGGAGCGGGACAATTTTCATTATTTGACGGAGATGGAGAAGCGTCCGAGGCTCCCAAGGCCTACAGTTCACGAAAAACCATCAATGACACCGAACATTTCTATCAAACGGTACAAGCAGGGATGGGAACCAAGTTATTTATTCAAAATTTAATGAAGCAAACCAATGTATGCTTCGATACTGAAACTACGGGGTTAAATCCGTTGACAGCCGAACTGGTTGGAATTGCTTTTTCATGGGAAGCCGGAAAAGGATTTTATGTCCCCATGCCCGAAGAGAGAGCAGCAGCACAAGAAATAGTTGAACAACTTCGACCTTTCTTTGAAGCTGAACACATCGAAAAAATTGGTCAAAATTTAAAATACGACATAAAAGTTCTTGCCAAATACAACATTACGGTAAAAGGGAAACTTTTCGATACCATGTTGGCACACTACCTCATTAATCCCGATATGCGTCATAACATGAACGTGCTGGCCGAGACCTATTTAAATTATACCCCTGTATCTATTGAGGAACTCATTGGCAAAAAAGGGAAAAATCAATTGTCCATGCGTGATGTTCCATTGGAAAAGCAAACCGAATACGCTGTGGAAGATGCAGACGTTACGCTTCAGTTAAAAGAGCATTTTCAAAACGAACTGGGTGAAGCCAATACCCAACAACTATTCGATGAAATAGAAGTTCCGTTATTGCGGGTTTTGGCCGATATGGAGTTGGAAGGTATTAATCTGGATGAAGATTTTCTGAAGGGCTTATCGGTTCAATTAGAAAAAGACATTACAACATTGGAAGCATCCATTTACGAATCTGCCGGAGAAGAATTCAACATTGCTTCCCCAAAACAGTTGGGTGAAATATTGTTCGATAAGTTGAAACTAATCGACAAACCTAAAAAGACAAAAACAGGGCAGTATTCCACTTCCGAAGACATCCTCTCCTATTTGGCGAAAGACCATAAAATTATTCGGAATGTTTTGGAATACCGTGGATTAGCAAAGCTGAAAAGTACGTACGTTGATGCACTTCCTGAGCAGGTGGAGCCTTCCACTAATCGGGTGCACACAGATTATATGCAGACTGTTGCAGCAACCGGACGATTGGCAAGTAACAATCCCAACCTCCAAAACATTCCCATAAGAACTGAACGAGGTCGTGAAGTGCGAAAAGCATTTATCCCCAGAGATTCAGATCATGTTTTACTTTCGGCAGATTATTCTCAAATTGAACTCCGAATTATTGCTGCTTTGAGTAAGGAGGAAACCATGATTCAGGCGTTTAAAAACGGAGAAGACATTCACGCTTCAACGGCTGCCAAGGTTTTTAATATCCCATTAAACGAAGTGACCCGCGAACAACGGGGTAATGCCAAAACGGTGAATTTTGGTATTATTTACGGCGTTTCGGCCTTTGGATTGAGCAATCAAACCGATTTATCCCGAAGCGAGGCCAAAGAATTGATTGACACCTACTACAAAACCTATCCCAAACTCCGAAAGTATATGAGCGAGTTGGTGGACTTTGCCAGAGATAACGGCTATGTGCAGACTATTTCGGGCCGACGCAGATATTTAAAGGATATTAATTCCCGAAATGCAGTGGTGCGAGGTGCCGCCGAAAGAAACGCGGTAAATGCTCCTATACAAGGAAGCGCTGCCGATATCATTAAAATTGCCATGATTCAAATTCATAAAAAAATGAATAAAGCCAACTACAAAAGCCGGATGTTGCTTCAGGTACATGATGAATTGGTATTCGACATTTACAAACCCGAGTTGGATGAAATGAAGGCACTTATTAAAACTGAAATGGAAAACGCATATATACTTGCTGTTCCTTTAGATGTTGACATGGGAACAGGTGAAAACTGGTTGGAGGCGCATTAA